A genomic stretch from Rhodothermales bacterium includes:
- the gyrA gene encoding DNA gyrase subunit A → MEQDDFRIVPINIEEEMKSSYIDYSMSVIVGRALPDVRDGLKPVHRRVLYGMSELGLTAASAFKKSARIVGEVLGKYHPHGDTAVYDTMVRMAQEFSMRYPLVHGQGNFGSVDGDRAAAMRYTEARMTRLAEEMLRDIDKETVNYQENFDGSLKEPVVLPSAYPNLLVNGTDGIAVGMATKIPPHNLGEVIDGILAFIDDPEITIDGLMNHIPAPDFPTAGIIYGHVGVRLAYHTGKGRVVMRARIEEEEIRAGKHALVITEIPFQVNKSTLIEKIAYLAREGRIEGITDLRDESDRDGMRIVIELRRDAMPLVVQNQLYKFTPCQQTFGVNFVALVNGRPRTLTLKEAITHYVDHRHEIVVRRTEYDLRKAEERAHVLEGLKIALDHLDAVITIIRNSPDTDAARQNLMDGVLPAHLTKAQLERLGLPTEGKPLFSLSEIQAKAILDMRLSRLTGLERQKVEDEYRDLLQQIERFKSILGNEGLRMQIIKDELAEVKSKYADARRTEIDYTGGDDLIVEDLVEDDQMVVTISWQGLIKRTDVGEYRKQGRGGIGMRGSGMRDEDYIEHLFVSYNHDYLLFFTDHGRCYWLRVYEIPEGARTGKGRSIRNLIQISPEDRIQAVLPISKENFRDKQFLESHYVFMASRGGKVKKTQLSAFRRPRVDGIIAISVVEGDQLLEAKLTDGGAHIILASSAGLSVQFDEEDVRPTGRNTQGVRGISLRKGQEAIGMIVLRGDSPQKQVLTISSNGYGKRTEVEDYRLQSRGGKGIITQKTTEKTGTVVAIKAVLETDDLMIVTQKGLLIRMHVAGISTLGRNTQGVRLIKMKSGDSIADVTRLVVDDDDDESGAETIVPSTNGSPVAS, encoded by the coding sequence ATGGAGCAGGACGATTTCCGCATAGTCCCGATTAACATCGAGGAGGAGATGAAGTCCTCCTACATCGACTATTCGATGTCGGTGATCGTGGGTCGGGCCCTGCCGGATGTTCGCGACGGACTCAAGCCCGTTCATCGGCGTGTGCTGTACGGCATGAGCGAACTGGGGTTGACCGCCGCGAGTGCGTTCAAGAAGAGCGCCAGAATTGTCGGAGAGGTTCTCGGAAAGTACCATCCCCACGGAGACACTGCCGTCTACGATACGATGGTCCGGATGGCGCAGGAGTTTTCCATGCGGTATCCGCTCGTGCACGGCCAGGGGAACTTCGGATCCGTTGACGGCGACCGGGCAGCGGCAATGCGATATACCGAGGCACGCATGACGCGCCTCGCCGAGGAGATGCTTCGGGATATCGACAAGGAAACGGTCAACTACCAGGAAAATTTTGACGGCTCTCTGAAAGAGCCCGTCGTCCTCCCGTCTGCGTACCCGAATCTGCTCGTCAACGGCACGGACGGCATCGCCGTCGGAATGGCCACGAAGATTCCTCCTCACAATCTCGGTGAGGTGATTGATGGAATCCTGGCGTTCATCGACGATCCGGAAATCACCATCGACGGGTTGATGAATCATATTCCCGCCCCGGACTTCCCGACGGCTGGAATTATCTACGGTCACGTCGGTGTCAGGCTCGCCTACCACACGGGCAAGGGACGCGTCGTGATGCGCGCTCGAATCGAGGAAGAGGAGATCCGTGCCGGCAAGCATGCTCTAGTGATTACGGAAATCCCGTTCCAGGTCAACAAGAGCACGCTCATCGAGAAGATCGCATACCTGGCTCGTGAAGGCCGCATCGAAGGGATCACCGATCTTCGTGACGAGAGCGACCGCGACGGGATGCGAATTGTGATCGAACTCAGGCGTGATGCCATGCCGCTCGTCGTCCAGAACCAGCTGTACAAGTTCACGCCGTGTCAGCAAACGTTCGGCGTAAACTTCGTGGCGCTCGTGAACGGCCGGCCCCGGACGCTCACGCTGAAGGAAGCAATCACCCACTACGTCGACCACCGGCACGAGATCGTTGTTCGACGCACCGAGTACGACCTTCGGAAAGCCGAAGAGCGCGCCCACGTCCTGGAAGGCCTGAAGATCGCGCTCGATCACCTCGACGCCGTCATCACGATCATCCGGAACTCACCGGATACGGACGCCGCCCGGCAAAACCTGATGGACGGCGTACTACCCGCCCACCTGACCAAAGCGCAACTCGAGCGACTCGGCCTTCCGACCGAAGGAAAGCCCCTGTTCTCGCTCAGTGAGATCCAGGCAAAAGCGATCCTGGATATGCGACTGAGTCGACTGACCGGACTCGAACGGCAGAAGGTCGAGGATGAGTATCGTGATTTGTTGCAGCAGATCGAACGCTTCAAGAGCATCCTCGGAAATGAGGGGCTCCGCATGCAGATCATCAAGGACGAGCTCGCGGAAGTCAAATCGAAGTATGCGGACGCCCGCCGCACCGAGATCGACTACACCGGGGGCGATGACCTCATCGTGGAGGATCTCGTCGAAGACGATCAGATGGTCGTCACCATCAGCTGGCAGGGGTTGATCAAGCGGACCGACGTAGGCGAGTACAGGAAGCAGGGCCGTGGCGGTATCGGCATGCGCGGCAGTGGAATGCGAGACGAGGACTACATCGAACACCTGTTCGTGTCCTACAATCACGACTACCTCCTCTTCTTCACTGACCACGGGCGGTGCTACTGGCTGCGCGTCTACGAAATACCCGAAGGGGCCCGTACGGGCAAGGGGCGATCAATCCGAAATCTGATTCAGATCAGCCCGGAGGATCGTATTCAGGCCGTGCTCCCTATCTCGAAGGAGAACTTCCGCGACAAGCAGTTCCTGGAAAGCCACTATGTATTCATGGCGTCGCGCGGAGGCAAGGTCAAGAAGACGCAGTTGTCTGCGTTCCGTCGGCCGCGTGTCGACGGCATCATAGCAATCTCTGTCGTCGAGGGCGATCAGTTGCTCGAGGCAAAGCTCACCGATGGCGGGGCACATATTATTCTCGCCTCGTCGGCCGGTCTTTCGGTTCAATTCGATGAGGAAGATGTACGGCCGACCGGTCGCAATACACAGGGTGTGCGCGGCATTTCGCTCCGAAAAGGACAGGAAGCGATCGGGATGATCGTGCTGAGGGGAGACTCGCCGCAAAAGCAGGTTCTGACGATCAGTTCGAATGGCTACGGCAAGAGAACGGAGGTCGAAGACTACCGTCTGCAGAGCCGCGGCGGCAAAGGAATCATCACTCAGAAGACCACTGAGAAGACAGGCACTGTCGTCGCCATCAAGGCGGTGCTGGAAACGGACGACCTCATGATTGTCACGCAGAAGGGTCTGCTGATCCGCATGCACGTCGCCGGCATCAGTACGCTTGGACGAAACACACAGGGAGTGCGACTCATCAAGATGAAGTCCGGCGACTCCATCGCGGAC